In Shewanella glacialimarina, the genomic stretch ATTAAATGAATTTTTGATCCGTTTTCAACTGCAAGCTCTTTCAGCCAATAACATTACCTCTGCACCAGCACATTATCCTGGCAGAGAAGCCGCTGTGCTTATTCCTATTCAGCAGATTGGCGGTGAGCTATATCTCATCTTAACTAAGCGCGCTATGCATCTTCGCCACCATCCTGGCCAAATTAGTTTTCCAGGCGGAAAATTTGAGCAAAGTGATAGTAATGCAATTGATACCGCACTTCGTGAAGCACAAGAAGAGATTGGTTTGCTAAGAACCAACGTCGATGTAATTGGCTCGTTTCCACCCCACAAAACATTTACCGGATTTGAAATCACGCCAATCGTTGGCATTATCAAACAACCCTTTGAACTAACAATTGATCCTGGTGAAGTGGCCAGCTGTTTTAGGGTGCCACTTAATTACTTTAAACAAACGAATAATCGTCATTTAGGCCAACACTGGCGCAAAGGCAAGTGCTATCAAGTGCACTATATGCCGTTTGAGGATAAATTTATTTGGGGCGTGACGGCTGCGATGATTGACTTATTGTGTCGACATATTGACAACTATGGCTTAATCAAATAACAAAGCGAATATATAAGCCAGCAGATAAGGACACTAATAACAACAAGGGAATATTAAACCAAACTCCCATTCGAGTAGTCGTTTTTGCGTAAAAATTAACCAGCAAGTTGAGTAAACTTACACCCGCACACCACCAAATAATGTATTCTAATTTAACCGTTAAAGCGGCATCCCAATCAAAACGTACCTCAACACCTTGTGATAAGAAGTAACCTACCGCACGGTCGGGCCTTGCCTCACCGTAAATAAGTAATGCATAGATGGCCAAACTCCACCCTAACAAAGATAATATGGTTAATATGACTTGTAATACACCTAACCGCGACATGCTATTTCCTTAGCGACTATAAAAAACCATTAATTCAAACTAAATCTAATTCAAACTAAATCTGAGAAGCTAAATAACTTATATTCAGCGACAAACAGAAATATACGTTAATTTCAGCCAGTATTTAAACCTGTGAATTAACACTATCACAATAATATCCCTAGAATAGCGTTTTCAGCTTGAGAAAAGCCACCATAAAGGTAAGATAAAGACAAAATTACTTACTATTTTAATGTTGGAGAATAAAGCAACAATGAGCATTGCATCTGTCGCTTCTGTATTTAAAGGTGAACACGTCGTTGGTTCGCAAGTCACTGTACGTGGCTGGGTGAGAACTCGTCGCGATTCAAAAGCGGGTATCTCTTTCTTGGCCGTGTATGACGGCTCATGTTTTGACCCAATTCAAGGCGTCGTGCCAAACAGCCTAGCCAATTACAATGACGATGTATTGAAATTGACTGCTGGCTGTTCGGTCGTAATGACCGGTGAAGTGGTAGCCTCTCCTGGTGCGGGCCAAGCATTTGAATTACAAGTATCTGAAGTGTTAGTTACAGGTTTTGTCGATGACCCTGATACTTACCCTATGTCAGCTAAACGTCACTCGATTGAGCATTTACGTGAGCTTGCACATCTTCGTCCTCGCACCAATATTATTGGTGCAGTTGCTCGTGTACGTAACTGTTTATCGCAAGCTATCCATCGTTTCTACAATGAAGAAGGCTTTATCTGGGTATCTACCCCGCTAATTACCGCATCTGATTGTGAAGGCGCAGGGGAGATGTTCCGCGTGTCGACATTAGACATGGAAAATCTACCTCGCACCGCTGAGGGTAAAGTTGATTACGATAAAGATTTTTTCGGTAAAGAATCATTTTTAACCGTATCAGGTCAACTAAATGCTGAAACTTATGCTTGTGCACTGTCTAAAGTGTATACCTTTGGCCCAACTTTTCGTGCAGAAAACTCAAATACGACTCGCCACCTTGCCGAATTCTGGATGGTTGAACCTGAAGTAGCATTTGCTACCTTAGATGATGCTGCTGAACTAGCTGAAAAAATGCTTAAATTTGCATTTAAAGCTGTACTTGAAGAGCGCATGGACGACTTGAATTTCTTTAATGAGCGAGTTGATAAAACCGTTATTGAACGTTTACAGTCATTTGTTAACAGCGATTTCGCCCAAGTCGATTACACCGATGCTGTTGAAATTCTTAAAAACTGCGGTAAACAGTTTGAGTTCGATGTGGAATGGGGTATCGATTTACAGTCTGAGCACGAACGTTACTTAGCTGAAGAACACTTTAAAGCACCAGTTGTAGTGAAAAACTACCCTAAAGACATTAAAGCTTTCTACATGCGCTTAAACGATGACGGTAAGACAGTTGCCGCAATGGACGTTTTAGCACCAGGAATTGGTGAGATCATCGGTGGCGCACAACGTGAAGAGCGTTTAGACGTACTTGATGCTCGCTTAGCTGAAATGGAGCTAAGCCAAGAAGATTACTGGTGGTATCGTGACTTACGCCGTTATGGCACCGTACCCCATGCAGGTTTTGGTTTAGGCTTTGAGCGTTTAGTGTCATATGTGACTGGTGTTAACAACATTCGTGATGTTATCCCATTCCCTCGGGCGCCACGTTCAGCAAGTTTCTAACACTTATTGGTCATAAAAAACGCGCTGTTATAGCGCGTTTTTTTATGTCTTGAATTTATTTAGCTCAGTTTGTTAATGCTAAGATGTTAAAATTAACTGATCTCTTAATTGCTTAACCTCATCACGAATGGCGGCGGCCTGTTCAAACTCGAGATTTTTTGCATGTTCATGCATCTGTTTTTCAAGTTGATCAATTTGATGGCTTAAATCAGCAATGCTGGCATATTGAGTATGCGGCTCAGCCACTTTATCATATTGACTGTTTTTATTAGCTCGCTTACCTTGCTTGCTGTCCCCCATATCCATAACATCTGTGATGTTTTTAACCACACCTCTTGGAATAATCCCATTTATTTCATTATGCAGTCGCTGCTTCTCACGGCGTCTATCCGTCTCGCCCATAGCTTTAGCCATTGAGTTGGTGATCCTGTCTGCATATAAGATTACTTTACCGTTAATATTGCGAGCGGCGCGGCCGATGGTTTGGATCAATGAACGCTCTGAACGTAAAAAACCTTCTTTATCAGCATCTAGAATACACACTAGCGACACTTCAGGTAAATCTAGACCTTCGCGTAATAAGTTAATGCCAACCAGTACATCAAAATGCCCCAAACGGAGATCGCGAATAATTTCCATTCGCTCGACAGTGTCAATGTCTGAGTGTAAATAGCGAACTTTAACCCCATGTTCATCCAAATAGTCGGTTAAGTCTTCACTCATTTTTTTGGTTAACGTGGTCACTAATATACGTTCATTAACCGCCACTCTTTTATGAATTTCAGATAATAAATCATCAACTTGTATGCCAACAGGTCTCACTTCAATGACAGGATCGAGTAAACCCGTTGGCCTAACAACCTGTTCAGCAATTTCACCTTCACTTTTATCCAACTCATATTGAGTGGGGGTCGCCGAAACAAAAATGGTTTGAGGCATCAAGCTTTCAAATTCTTCAAACTTTAATGGCCGATTGTCTAATGCCGAAGGCAGTCGAAACCCATAATCGACTAAATTAGTTTTACGACTTCGGTCGCCCTTATACATAGCACCGATTTGTGGCACGGTGACATGTGACTCATCAATGATAAGCAAACCGTCTGCAGGTAAATAATCCAATAGTGTTGGCGGCCCTTCTCCTGGAGCCCTACCAGATAGGTATCGTGAATAATTTTCAATGCCAGAGCAATATCCAAGCTCCACCATCATCTCAATATCGTATTGCACTCGCTCAGTGATCCGCTGCGCTTCAATCAACTTGTTGTTTTCAAGTAAATATTCTCGTCTCTCACGTAGCTCTTCTTTGATGAATTCAGTTGCAGCTAAAATTTTTGACTTCGGAGTAACATAATGGGTTTTAGGATAAATTGTCGTTCGAACAATACGCTTAATGATGTGTCCAGTTAACGGGTCAAACTCGCTTAAGCGCTCTATTTCGTCATCAAAAAGTTCAATTCGAATAGCATCTCTTTCAGAGTCGGCAGGAAATATATCAATCACTTCTCCACGAACCCGATATGTACCACGCTGAAGCTCAATGTCATTACGCTTGTACTGCAATTCACTGAGCCGGATCAATATGTCTCGCTGCCCCATAAAATCGCCTTGGCGCAGATGTAATAGCATTTTCAAGTAAGAATCTGGATCGCCTAAACCATAAATGGCCGAAACAGAGGCAATCAACACTACATCTTTGCGCTCTAAAAGCGCTTTAGTCGCTGATAGTCGCATTTGTTCGATATGAGCATTGACCGATGCATCTTTTTCTATAAAAGTGTTTGACGCAGGGACATAAGCTTCAGGCTGGTAGTAATCGTAGTAAGAAACAAAATATTCAACCGCATTATCGGGAAAAAATTCTTTCATTTCACCATAAAGCTGAGCGGCAAGTGTTTTGTTAGGCGCCATAATAATAGTTGGACGTCCCATAGTCTCAATAACATTGGCAATCGTATAGGTTTTCCCCGAACCTGTAACTCCGAGCAAGGTTTGACTGGCAATACCATTCTGTATCCCTTCAACCAATTGCGCTATTGCGGTTGGCTGATCACCTGCTGGGGTATATTGAGAGGCTAAACGAAAAATCTTTTCTGGCACGCAGGTTCTCTGATGATTAAATGTAGCCGTTATCATAATAAAAAATAGCCATTAACCCTAGATAATATTTTATGGCTTTTTAAACGAAAAAATTAATGCATGACGATTTAACGATCAAATGATGAAATAATTAAACAGGATCTAATTTGCCAGTAAACAGCTCAATTACTAGGCTAAACCGCAGTGAAAACTGCAATTTAATGCACAATGCTTGTTTGAAACTGATTACATTTTTGCAACAGTGAATATGTCGTGGTAAAGAAACATGTTGCATTTTTTTACTGTATTAAAAACAGTTACTTAATCACTTGCTAAATAAATCTACCATTTTAAGTTGAACTCAGGCTTAATCAGCGTTTGCAGGCAACAAAACAGAGTAACCCACAAGCTTATCCACAGATTTAGTGGATAACTCATACAACCTCAGTCAGGGTGCGGGGTTGACGTTATGGTCAATTCATTAAAGTGTCATCTTGGCTTGATGAAAGTTTATTACATTTGAAAGCTAATCTCACCTTGGCAAAGACACAACAGCATTAACACTTTCTTTTTGTCTTTTTCGATTACATGCCTAAACAGCATCAAACAAGCAAACAAGCAAACTAACTCTCGTAAAAAATAGTCGCTCCTTCAAAATGAATATGATCGAAAGTCTTACATTAGAAAATTACTGTTTACTTATATACCCACAAAAAATGTTGGCTAAATAGTGGTATTAACCTAATTGTTAATGTTATAGAACTGATAAACAATTGATATTATCTCTCTAATACGAGTAAAAGTGTAATCTCTTCACTTACTTGAGTGAAGTATCATCATATTTGATTAAACATTATTATCAGCTAAAAATTGTTACTCACT encodes the following:
- a CDS encoding CoA pyrophosphatase translates to MQLNEFLIRFQLQALSANNITSAPAHYPGREAAVLIPIQQIGGELYLILTKRAMHLRHHPGQISFPGGKFEQSDSNAIDTALREAQEEIGLLRTNVDVIGSFPPHKTFTGFEITPIVGIIKQPFELTIDPGEVASCFRVPLNYFKQTNNRHLGQHWRKGKCYQVHYMPFEDKFIWGVTAAMIDLLCRHIDNYGLIK
- the asnS gene encoding asparagine--tRNA ligase; the encoded protein is MSIASVASVFKGEHVVGSQVTVRGWVRTRRDSKAGISFLAVYDGSCFDPIQGVVPNSLANYNDDVLKLTAGCSVVMTGEVVASPGAGQAFELQVSEVLVTGFVDDPDTYPMSAKRHSIEHLRELAHLRPRTNIIGAVARVRNCLSQAIHRFYNEEGFIWVSTPLITASDCEGAGEMFRVSTLDMENLPRTAEGKVDYDKDFFGKESFLTVSGQLNAETYACALSKVYTFGPTFRAENSNTTRHLAEFWMVEPEVAFATLDDAAELAEKMLKFAFKAVLEERMDDLNFFNERVDKTVIERLQSFVNSDFAQVDYTDAVEILKNCGKQFEFDVEWGIDLQSEHERYLAEEHFKAPVVVKNYPKDIKAFYMRLNDDGKTVAAMDVLAPGIGEIIGGAQREERLDVLDARLAEMELSQEDYWWYRDLRRYGTVPHAGFGLGFERLVSYVTGVNNIRDVIPFPRAPRSASF
- the uvrB gene encoding excinuclease ABC subunit UvrB; translated protein: MPEKIFRLASQYTPAGDQPTAIAQLVEGIQNGIASQTLLGVTGSGKTYTIANVIETMGRPTIIMAPNKTLAAQLYGEMKEFFPDNAVEYFVSYYDYYQPEAYVPASNTFIEKDASVNAHIEQMRLSATKALLERKDVVLIASVSAIYGLGDPDSYLKMLLHLRQGDFMGQRDILIRLSELQYKRNDIELQRGTYRVRGEVIDIFPADSERDAIRIELFDDEIERLSEFDPLTGHIIKRIVRTTIYPKTHYVTPKSKILAATEFIKEELRERREYLLENNKLIEAQRITERVQYDIEMMVELGYCSGIENYSRYLSGRAPGEGPPTLLDYLPADGLLIIDESHVTVPQIGAMYKGDRSRKTNLVDYGFRLPSALDNRPLKFEEFESLMPQTIFVSATPTQYELDKSEGEIAEQVVRPTGLLDPVIEVRPVGIQVDDLLSEIHKRVAVNERILVTTLTKKMSEDLTDYLDEHGVKVRYLHSDIDTVERMEIIRDLRLGHFDVLVGINLLREGLDLPEVSLVCILDADKEGFLRSERSLIQTIGRAARNINGKVILYADRITNSMAKAMGETDRRREKQRLHNEINGIIPRGVVKNITDVMDMGDSKQGKRANKNSQYDKVAEPHTQYASIADLSHQIDQLEKQMHEHAKNLEFEQAAAIRDEVKQLRDQLILTS